GGTCTCGTCAGGCCGGTTTCACGGCCGGGCCGAGGGGAACGAGGCGACGGGGCAGATCGCGCGGCGGAGAAGGGCTTGGCTGGTCGAGCCCAGCAGCAGGCCGCGCAAGCCGCCCCGGCCGTGAGATCCGGCCACCACGAGCTGGCCCGGCGCGTGTGGCCCAGCAAGGTGCGCGCGAGCCCGGCGATGGCGATCTCCAGCTCGACCGGTACCTCGGGATACCGGGCCCGGACCGCGAAATCCGAGGTCGTCGGAGCCTGGCTCACCGACGGCCGCTCCGAACGCCTCGAGTGGGCAGTTCGACCCGCCGACCTTCACGTCGCGCGACTTCACTCCACGACGCGCAACGTCGCCGGGATGTCCATGCGGCGCAGGCGACGCAGGCTGAACAAGGGGGCCAGCGAAACCGTGACGATGCCCAGCCCGAGCGCCGTGAGAACGGTGGTGGGTGCCAATGCGGCGCTGACGCCGAGGTCGGGCATCACGCGCGGCAGGGTCGTCGTGGTGATCCAGGCCAGGACGCCGTAACCGCCGAGGATGCCGACCAGCGTGCCGATCGTGCCGATCGCCACGGTCTCGACGGTGGTCATGGTCAGCACGGTGCGCACGGGCAGGCCGAAGGCCAGCATGGTGGCGTGCTCACGGGCCCGCTCGTCCACGCCGATGCTCGTGGTGTTGACCGCGATCAGCAACGCCAGCAGGAGCGTGACCGCCGCGGCGACCTGCAGGACGCTCAGGTACTCGTCCAGGGTCGTGCGCATGCCCTCGGTGGTCGCCTGGGCCGTGTTCGCCGCGCTGATGTGCGGGATGGCGACCAGCGCTCGCCGCACGTCGGTGACGTCCACACCGGGGCGGGGGTGACGGTCAGGGTGTTCGTGACGCCGGTGAAGCCGAACGGTGCGGCGGTGGCTTGGTCCAGGTAGGCGAGCATGCGCATCGGGTTGGGGTGGAGGCCGGCCACGCGCATCGTCGTCCGGTCGGTGCGCAGGCCCTCGGGAGTGGCGCGGGGGTGGTCGAGGACGATCGTGTCGCCGACGTTCACGCCGAGGTCGTGTGCCGCTTCCTCCGCGAGCACGAGCCCACCGGTGGCGGCGCCCGAGACGATGCTGGGTGACCACCTGGCCCCGTCCGGCAGTACCTCGGCGACGAGGTCGACGTCCGCCGCGCCGGACCGGGCGGTGACGGGCAGCAAGAGGCCGGCGTCGGCGCGGCCGACCTGAGGCAGTGCGCCGACCGTGCGAACCGCGTCCGCGTCCTGCCGCTGGAAGCCGTCCAGGGTGACGATGACGCGGTCGGGCGCGGCGTGCAGGAACTCCCGCTCGGCTCGGTCGAGCGTGCCGTGGAAGGTGTCGATGGCTCCGGTGGTGGTGACGAGTGTCGTGATCGCGGCGGCGATACCCAGCGCGGTGAGCGCGGTGCGGCGCGGCGTGCGCAGCAGGTTGCGGATCGGGATCCGGTGGTAGCCGCGTCCGGGCAGCCGCAGCCGGCGCAACACCGGGGCGAGGCCGCTGCCGCGGGCCGCGAGGTGCCCGACGCGGATGGCCTGCACCGGCTGCACGCGCAGGGCCCGCCACACCGGCCAGGCGACCCCGGCGAGCGGCAGCACGAACCCGAGCGCGGCGGCCTGGAGGAACACGCCGGTCTGGAGCGGGGTCCGCCAGATCGGCAGCGGGAGCATGTCCACGAAGACGTTCCGCAGCGGTATCCCGACGACCCAGCCGACGACCATGCCCAGCCCGACGCCCAGCAGCGCGATCTGCGCCCCGAACAGCAACGGCCGCACGGCGAGCCACCGCGACGGCACGCCGAGCGCCATCCCGATGCCGATCTCCCGCCGCTGGGCCTCGACGACCCGCGTGGTCAGGTTCAACGCGGCGAACACCGCCCCGAGCAGGACCAGCAACGCGATCACCCGCCAAAGCTGGGTGTCGCCCTCGATGTCCTCGTACAGGACCCGGTAGGCGTCGATGTCGTCGCGGGTGCTCACGGTCGCGGCCCGCGTCGCCGGGGTGTCGCGCAGGGCGCGGCCCAGTTCTTCCGCGACGGCGGCGCGGTCGCAGCCCGGCCGCAGCGTGAGCACCAGGTCGTTGACCTGCCCGGCCGCGCCCGTCACCCGCTGCGCGCTGTGCAGATCGGTGAACAGGACTCCGTAGGAGGACTGGCTGAGGAAGGGCGTGGCGCCCTGTCCTCCGGTGATCAGGAAGTACTCCGGGGACTGCCCGGCGCCGACCACCCGGACCCGGCTGCCGCCGGACACGGTCAGCTCGCCGGGCACCAGGCCGGCGTGCCGGCCGGCGAACGCCGAGTCGACCACGACCGCGGCGGTTCCGTCGTCGGCGGGGCGCAGCGCCCGTCCCGCTGTCGTGGAGACACCGTCGACCTGCGGTCCCGGCGTGCTGTCGGTGCCGGCGATCTCACCGGAGACGAGCAGGTCGCCCGGCCCGGCGAGCTGGGTCGGCACGACGAGCCGCTCGCGGGCGGCGGTGACGTCGGCCGCGCGGGAGAGACCGGCCACGACCGCGCGCAGGACGCCCTCGGTGGCGGTGGTCCCCTGCGGCAGCCGGACCCGGAGGTCGTGGACGTGCAGGAGGGCGAAGCTCGCGTCGTTGGACTGCCGGCGCCACGCCGAGGTGCTCAGCAGGCTCGCATAGGTGCCCGTCCCGAGCGCGATGACCAGCGCGATGGCGGCGACCAGCGGCCACCGGCGCCGCAGATCCCGCCAAGACCACTTCAACCACAACCGGATATGCGCCATGGCACGCCTACCAGTGCAGGTCCGCCAGCTCGGCACGGCCACCCTCGGGTGGTCCGTCGCCCACGATGTGCCCGCTGGAGAGCTCGATCACCCGGTCTGCCGCGCGGGAGATCTCGCGGTTGTGGGTGACCACGATGACCGTCCGGCCCGCTCGCGCCTGATCCCGCAG
This genomic window from Amycolatopsis mongoliensis contains:
- a CDS encoding ABC transporter permease; the protein is MRTTLDEYLSVLQVAAAVTLLLALLIAVNTTSIGVDERAREHATMLAFGLPVRTVLTMTTVETVAIGTIGTLVGILGGYGVLAWITTTTLPRVMPDLGVSAALAPTTVLTALGLGIVTVSLAPLFSLRRLRRMDIPATLRVVE
- a CDS encoding ABC transporter permease, translating into MKWSWRDLRRRWPLVAAIALVIALGTGTYASLLSTSAWRRQSNDASFALLHVHDLRVRLPQGTTATEGVLRAVVAGLSRAADVTAARERLVVPTQLAGPGDLLVSGEIAGTDSTPGPQVDGVSTTAGRALRPADDGTAAVVVDSAFAGRHAGLVPGELTVSGGSRVRVVGAGQSPEYFLITGGQGATPFLSQSSYGVLFTDLHSAQRVTGAAGQVNDLVLTLRPGCDRAAVAEELGRALRDTPATRAATVSTRDDIDAYRVLYEDIEGDTQLWRVIALLVLLGAVFAALNLTTRVVEAQRREIGIGMALGVPSRWLAVRPLLFGAQIALLGVGLGMVVGWVVGIPLRNVFVDMLPLPIWRTPLQTGVFLQAAALGFVLPLAGVAWPVWRALRVQPVQAIRVGHLAARGSGLAPVLRRLRLPGRGYHRIPIRNLLRTPRRTALTALGIAAAITTLVTTTGAIDTFHGTLDRAEREFLHAAPDRVIVTLDGFQRQDADAVRTVGALPQVGRADAGLLLPVTARSGAADVDLVAEVLPDGARWSPSIVSGAATGGLVLAEEAAHDLGVNVGDTIVLDHPRATPEGLRTDRTTMRVAGLHPNPMRMLAYLDQATAAPFGFTGVTNTLTVTPAPVWTSPTCGERWSPSRTSARRTRPRRPPRACARPWTST
- a CDS encoding universal stress protein, translated to MKSRDVKVGGSNCPLEAFGAAVGEPGSDDLGFRGPGPVSRGTGRAGDRHRRARAHLAGPHAPGQLVVAGSHGRGGLRGLLLGSTSQALLRRAICPVASFPSARP